In Apus apus isolate bApuApu2 chromosome 5, bApuApu2.pri.cur, whole genome shotgun sequence, the following are encoded in one genomic region:
- the CDKN3 gene encoding cyclin-dependent kinase inhibitor 3 has protein sequence MGVPGVSPALGAKPSSGPPGESLALLPPQPCAMQAGEFDSSDEEAAEEDPKPLPVSWLSLSPVYPSELLGLCSLPGCRFKDVRRNLQKDIEELKNYGTQDVFVLCTRGELLKYRVPNLIDTYHQHGICVHHHPVPDGDAPDIAQCCKILEELRSCLESNRKTIIHCYGGLGRSCLIAACLLLQLSEDLAPQEAMDSLRALRGSGAIQTVKQYNYLHDFRENLAAHLATKDTVSRSVSR, from the exons ATGGGGGTCCCCGGGgtctccccagccctgggggctaAGCCGAGCTCCGGGCCCCCAGGTGAGTCCCTCGCTCTCCTCCCGCCGCAGCCCTGCGCCATGCAAGCGGGCGAATTCGACTCCTCCGACGAGGAGGCCGCTGAGGAGGACCCGAAGCCGCTCCCCGTCtcctg GTTGTCTTTGTCTCCTGTCTACCCTTCTGAGCTCCTGGGATTATGTTCCCTTCCAG GTTGCAGGTTTAAGGATGTTAGAAGAAATCTTCAGAAAGATATAG AAGAACTAAAGAACTATGGGACCCAGGATGTATTCGTGCTTTGTACCAGAGGAGAGCTCTTAAAATACCGAGTACCAAACCTTATAGACACCTACCACCAGCATGGGATCTGTGTGCACCACCATCCTGTTCCTGATGGGGATGCTCCTGACATTGCCCAGTGCTGCAAAATTCTGGAAGAGCTCAGAAGCTGCCTGGAAAGTAACCGGAAAACAATCATACA ctgCTATGGTGGCCTCGGACGCTCGTGTCTCA TTGCTGCTTGTCTCCTGCTTCAGCTTTCAGAGGATCTGGCACCTCAGGAAGCCATGGACAGCCTCAGAGCCCTGAGAGGATCTGGGGCCATACAGACTGTCAAG CAATACAATTACCTCCACGACTTCCGAGAGAACCTGGCTGCCCACCTGGCAACAAAGGACACGGTATCGCGATCGGTATCGCGGTAA